One Periplaneta americana isolate PAMFEO1 chromosome 8, P.americana_PAMFEO1_priV1, whole genome shotgun sequence genomic region harbors:
- the LOC138704780 gene encoding G-protein coupled receptor dmsr-1-like, whose product MEFNSSIVVNATETPPPANDTEMYCPGLEDFSSWYKKVHGYVSLVVCIFGSVANTLNIAVLTRREMTSPTNALLTGLAVADLLVMLEYIPFACHMYMQPSTPVPLTDRYSYPWSVFVLFHANFAQVCHTVSIWLTVTLAVWRYIAVAHPQRNREWCCMRTTIAAIISAYIVCPILCIPSFLAFSVQPTIARVDKDGHKIKFKDNVEGARNVTLYVLNISELGKANNDLLRQINFWIYSIVIKLIPCFALTELSRRLICALLETKKRRQQLTAASGSGKASTRNSRVLDKERQTDRTTRMLLAVLLLFLLTEFPQGILGLLSVWLGDKFFEHCYQKLGEVMDILALINSAINFILYCAMSRQFRSTFSILFRPSVLDRWLLVPQHNGNGDNNGCTTANNMTQVTQV is encoded by the exons GTGCATGGCTATGTCAGTCTGGTGGTGTGCATATTCGGGTCTGTGGCCAACACCCTCAACATCGCAGTGCTGACACGACGCGAGATGACCTCGCCGACCAATGCCCTGCTCACCGGGCTGGCCGTGGCCGACCTCCTCGTCATGCTGGAGTATATCCCCTTCGCGTGCCACATGTACATGCAGCCAAGCACGCCAGTGCCCCTCACAGACCGCTACTCCTACCCCTGGTCCGTCTTCGTGCTCTTTCACGCCAACTTCGCACAG GTGTGTCATACTGTCTCCATCTGGCTCACAGTGACTCTGGCCGTGTGGAGGTATATTGCAGTGGCTCACCCCCAACGCAACCGCGAATGGTGCTGCATGAGAACCACCATTGCGGCCATTATCAGCGCCTACATCGTCTGTCCGATATTATGCATCCCCTCGTTCCTGGCCTTCAGCGTACAACCCACGATTGCCAGAGTGGACAAGGATGGTcataaaatcaaattcaaagacAACGTCGAGGGTGCGAGAAACGTGACGCTGTACGTACTCAACATCTCGGAATTAGGGAAGGCGAACAACGACCTGCTGCGACAGATAAACTTCTGGATCTACAGCATCGTCATCAAACTGATCCCTTGCTTCGCGCTGACAGAACTCAGTCGTAGACTGATCTGCGCCCTTCTGGAAACCAAGAAACGTCGACAGCAGCTGACCGCAGCTTCCGGTTCCGGGAAGGCATCTACGAGAAATTCGAGGGTACTCGACAAAGAGAGACAGACTGACCGCACAACAAGAATGCTTCTGGCAGTTCTTTTGCTGTTCCTCCTCACAGAGTTTCCTCAAGGCATATTAGGACTGTTATCAGTCTGGCTAGGGGACAAATTCTTCGAACACTGCTACCAGAAACTTGGTGAAGTGATGGATATCTTAGCACTTATAAACTCAgccataaattttattttgtactgtgCCATGAGTAGGCAATTTAGATCGACTTTCAGTATACTTTTTCGGCCTTCAGTGTTGGACAGGTGGTTGCTAGTGCCACAACATAACGGAAACGGTGATAACAATGGGTGCACCACCGCGAATAATATGACTCAGGTGACTCAAGTCTAG